Genomic DNA from Aerosakkonema funiforme FACHB-1375:
CGCATACTGAGAACCAATTTGGTAACGAACTAAACCCCGGTAAAAGTATGCTTGACCGTCATTGGGAGTAAGTGCTAAAACTTGGTTGAAATCCCGCAGCGCCATGATATAATTTCCGCTATACAAACAAGCACAGCCTCGGTTGAAGTACCCTCTAGCATCTCCACTATTAAAGCGGATCGCCAAATCAAAGTCGGAGATCGCAACAGGGAAGTTTTTCAGCATGAGGTGAGCTAATCCTCGATCGTTATAAATTTCAGCAAATTGAGCGCGATCGAGTGGCCCACTCTGGAGCAGGGAATGGTTGTAATCTGCGATCGCCTCCTGATACTCGCCCAGAGCAAAATCTGCTAAGCCTCGGTTGTAGTAAGCGCGGAAATCATAAGGCTTGATTTTCAGCAACTCGTTGTAGTCAAGTTTTGCCGCTTGATAATCACCAAGTCTGTACCAAGCCAATCCTCGATTCAAATATGCTTCTGTACTACGCGGATTCAGTCGCAGCGCCTGAGAGCAGTCCTCCGCAGCCAGATCGTAATTCCCCAGTTGAAGGTAAGCCAGACAGCGATTGCTGTAAGCAGCACCAAGATTGGCATCAATGTCAATCGCCTCAGTGAAATTGTCGATCGCATCAGGGTAGTCACCGCGTTGCATAGCAGTTACTCCCAAATTGAAAAAATCTTTCCCACTCATGGGAAGAGCGATCGCAGGCACAGCAAATAGCAAAACGCTCAGCACGACAGCAAAGCC
This window encodes:
- a CDS encoding tetratricopeptide repeat protein; the encoded protein is MYRFDKIVLSFGFAVVLSVLLFAVPAIALPMSGKDFFNLGVTAMQRGDYPDAIDNFTEAIDIDANLGAAYSNRCLAYLQLGNYDLAAEDCSQALRLNPRSTEAYLNRGLAWYRLGDYQAAKLDYNELLKIKPYDFRAYYNRGLADFALGEYQEAIADYNHSLLQSGPLDRAQFAEIYNDRGLAHLMLKNFPVAISDFDLAIRFNSGDARGYFNRGCACLYSGNYIMALRDFNQVLALTPNDGQAYFYRGLVRYQIGSQYAAMADLQKAAECFCNQGVTIAYQKTLQLIRQILSSDSAIG